The uncultured Methanomethylovorans sp. genome contains a region encoding:
- a CDS encoding winged helix-turn-helix transcriptional regulator: protein MITDDSGVDFTISFWDLPLYFKLITISSVFLALGWKIAAILIARIRDEDNENRLKILQFIESNPGITVNNVKTDLSLKRGTFRYHINVLKETGKILLLKNGNYVSLFKKDQDVLNNLYSRNIEPYLQGLTCKKICWLIYENPGITNKEISEELCLTKSAITSHIQKLDENGYLIIEPNGKYKNYYLKENYHPDMIPFFEKID, encoded by the coding sequence TTGATCACAGATGACAGTGGTGTAGATTTCACGATTTCTTTTTGGGATCTACCACTCTATTTCAAATTGATAACCATTAGCTCAGTGTTCTTAGCACTTGGTTGGAAGATTGCTGCTATATTAATTGCAAGGATAAGGGATGAAGATAATGAAAATCGCCTGAAGATTCTGCAATTCATTGAAAGCAATCCTGGCATTACTGTCAATAACGTCAAAACCGATCTAAGCCTTAAACGAGGAACTTTCCGATACCATATCAATGTTCTGAAGGAAACCGGAAAAATACTACTATTAAAAAACGGCAACTATGTCAGCTTATTTAAGAAAGATCAAGACGTATTAAACAATTTATATTCCAGAAACATCGAGCCTTATTTGCAAGGTCTTACCTGTAAAAAGATATGCTGGTTAATATACGAAAATCCTGGTATCACAAATAAAGAGATATCTGAAGAACTTTGTCTAACAAAAAGTGCTATTACCTCTCATATTCAAAAACTGGATGAAAATGGATATTTGATAATAGAACCGAATGGGAAGTATAAGAATTACTATTTAAAAGAGAATTATCATCCTGATATGATTCCATTCTTTGAAAAAATTGATTAA
- a CDS encoding helix-turn-helix domain-containing protein — protein MTKTEQIPIQHHLSINELNKRIKELEKSTRILKRLYFIRHRYEGISVEEAAKLVGISKPVAYQWQERWNMEGQNGLRPRFAGGSPSKLSNEQKEKLKILLNERENWSTKEIKDLILREFTVQYTHKQVLVIRKKYTVDSTKSQVHDIGLTSN, from the coding sequence ATGACTAAAACAGAACAAATCCCAATACAACATCATCTCTCAATAAATGAGTTAAATAAAAGGATCAAAGAATTAGAAAAAAGCACAAGAATCTTAAAACGTTTATATTTCATTAGACACCGTTATGAAGGGATTTCAGTAGAAGAAGCTGCTAAACTTGTCGGAATTTCAAAACCTGTTGCATATCAGTGGCAAGAGAGATGGAACATGGAAGGTCAGAACGGCCTGAGACCAAGATTTGCAGGTGGCTCTCCTTCCAAACTATCCAATGAACAAAAAGAAAAACTTAAGATATTATTAAATGAAAGGGAAAATTGGTCAACAAAAGAGATCAAAGATCTCATTTTAAGAGAATTTACAGTCCAATATACTCATAAACAAGTATTAGTAATTCGAAAAAAATATACTGTTGACAGTACTAAATCCCAAGTACATGATATTGGACTGACATCTAACTAG
- a CDS encoding molybdopterin dinucleotide binding domain-containing protein — protein sequence MGFGQFLTEPEFKFMIVTHRDIFQNTAQENSRFSDQYAELSSVIRLDKEDMNKMGLKAGDLVVAKNAAGRIVLKVELTSIKETHPGTAFMINGPWANALVTADTGGTGVPAFKKIEAMLSRSKGEKVTSLAELI from the coding sequence ATGGGATTTGGACAATTTCTTACAGAACCTGAATTCAAGTTCATGATTGTTACTCACAGGGATATATTCCAGAATACTGCCCAGGAAAACTCCAGGTTCAGTGATCAATATGCAGAGCTTTCTTCTGTTATCAGGCTGGATAAAGAAGACATGAATAAAATGGGGTTGAAAGCAGGAGATCTGGTTGTTGCAAAAAACGCTGCTGGTAGAATTGTATTGAAAGTGGAACTTACCTCTATTAAAGAGACTCATCCGGGAACTGCATTCATGATCAATGGACCTTGGGCTAATGCACTTGTGACTGCTGATACAGGAGGCACTGGAGTGCCAGCTTTTAAAAAGATTGAGGCGATGCTTTCAAGGTCAAAGGGGGAAAAGGTTACATCACTTGCTGAGTTAATCTAA
- a CDS encoding formylmethanofuran dehydrogenase subunit B, protein MEKGPFVCTGCALLCDDISVELQNNNVSRVDTACRKGVSRIKGCISPMPCTVDGKATDINIAIKGAASVLKAAKHPLIFGHGNSTLEAQIRAIELAKKLNGHIDDTSSFCQGPLVEAILYEKLPTCTLDEVRHKADVIIFWGADPSHSHPRHLSMYSYFPRGKQRQRGWEEDRTAVVVDVRKSDTATVCGDMFYEIPIRADSEFMESLVSALSNKVPKTSFNMDPKRILELANILKKAEFGVVFAGLGMTYSLDSLEPLFRLMSKLNETSKFHLIPMVGQYNMRGFDHNLFKETGYINRVHFSGESIDHGPNHSIVELVNNNIVDAVLIIGSDPLASLPGQVAKKLSKISLITIDPCENLTSRKSKVTIPSALSGVECGGTAVRMDGVEVTLKQIIDSNRLTDEQIIARIMEEI, encoded by the coding sequence TTGGAAAAGGGACCATTTGTATGTACAGGTTGTGCCTTGCTGTGTGATGATATATCGGTGGAGCTGCAGAATAACAATGTTAGTAGAGTAGATACTGCATGCAGAAAAGGTGTTTCACGCATAAAGGGATGCATTTCACCCATGCCATGCACAGTAGATGGAAAAGCAACAGATATCAACATTGCAATAAAGGGAGCTGCCAGTGTCTTGAAGGCTGCGAAGCATCCTTTAATCTTCGGGCATGGAAATTCAACACTGGAAGCACAGATAAGGGCTATAGAACTTGCAAAAAAACTCAATGGACATATTGATGATACTTCTTCTTTCTGCCAGGGTCCTCTTGTTGAAGCTATCCTCTATGAAAAGTTACCTACATGCACTCTGGATGAAGTGCGTCACAAGGCTGATGTGATAATTTTCTGGGGTGCTGATCCATCGCATTCGCATCCAAGGCATCTCTCAATGTATTCTTATTTCCCGCGGGGAAAACAGCGTCAAAGAGGCTGGGAAGAAGACAGGACCGCTGTAGTTGTTGATGTTAGAAAATCTGACACAGCTACTGTCTGCGGAGATATGTTTTATGAAATACCCATTAGAGCTGATTCAGAATTCATGGAATCCCTTGTTAGCGCTTTGTCAAATAAAGTGCCAAAGACATCGTTTAACATGGATCCCAAAAGGATACTGGAACTGGCTAATATCCTGAAGAAGGCAGAGTTTGGAGTGGTGTTTGCTGGCCTTGGCATGACATATTCCCTTGATTCGCTGGAACCTTTGTTCAGACTGATGAGCAAACTCAATGAAACTTCTAAATTTCACCTGATACCCATGGTGGGACAATACAATATGCGCGGCTTTGACCATAATCTTTTCAAGGAAACCGGGTATATCAACCGTGTTCATTTTTCAGGAGAAAGTATTGATCATGGGCCTAATCATTCTATTGTGGAGTTAGTAAACAACAATATTGTGGATGCTGTCTTGATTATCGGTTCAGATCCTCTTGCAAGTCTTCCAGGACAAGTTGCAAAGAAACTAAGCAAAATATCACTTATTACTATTGATCCCTGCGAGAATCTTACATCCAGAAAATCCAAAGTGACAATTCCATCTGCTCTGAGTGGTGTGGAATGTGGGGGTACTGCGGTGCGCATGGATGGCGTTGAAGTCACACTTAAACAGATTATAGATAGCAACAGGCTTACAGATGAGCAGATCATTGCACGTATCATGGAGGAGATTTGA
- a CDS encoding radical SAM protein, whose protein sequence is MKCNICEIRCDINEHSNGRCGTYISDGNAVLQDPSIGYLKADPISIETVPILHYYPSGKFLQVFSNGCNFRCPGCVTRLVSSSSSLDWPNISLSQVISIAMQQECIGIVSMLNEPAANYYLFKELATLAKEHGLLVGCSTNCYFTDEALKELGNLLDFVSVGIKGFSNRSYRVCGVSASDPVFRNIATLIRMDVHVEAAVVYYRGNEDEIVNVTKKLSDISSTIPMQIMRFIPFGDASLELEPSVGEAERLCKTLSEHVDHVYLFNSPGTEMLHTYCPKCGRLLVEREYHGPMGSTLLKPWTKYTCKCDYKVPVKGISSINMHDEIGFRGYRITRACGIVHAVLTCLGVADDTMLLSLWKSISDNETLLKIQSMTQHPCSYLEFIRLIANKAGLERQGEELISFIKKRLELVYGIVAENEGHSVYYCMSSPLFALNAGRMENNLVTFAGGYSINKLLERDGKPGINVHPNFVNQHNPKTIFISGVLSRPLYEFYSLCRQYDIEPDAVVEQRVYAIPTSWDFGSPRWILGLLYITDKMYPGKLGVDIKKEANEFYKRFYGMDFKDATPNRSMHRPSSRNWPSIEENAIMLSSEYKL, encoded by the coding sequence ATGAAGTGTAATATATGTGAAATCCGCTGTGATATAAATGAACACAGCAATGGTCGGTGTGGAACATACATTAGTGATGGTAATGCCGTCCTTCAAGATCCGAGCATAGGATATCTGAAAGCCGATCCAATATCCATAGAAACAGTTCCTATTCTTCACTATTATCCTTCAGGGAAGTTCCTTCAAGTTTTCAGTAATGGATGTAATTTCCGATGTCCTGGGTGTGTTACAAGATTAGTATCATCCAGTAGCTCACTAGACTGGCCAAATATTAGCCTGTCTCAGGTAATATCAATAGCAATGCAGCAAGAGTGTATAGGTATTGTTTCAATGCTTAACGAGCCAGCTGCTAATTATTACTTATTCAAGGAACTGGCAACCTTGGCAAAAGAACATGGTTTACTAGTGGGTTGTTCTACTAACTGTTATTTTACAGATGAGGCACTAAAAGAGCTTGGAAATCTGTTAGATTTTGTAAGTGTTGGAATAAAAGGATTTTCTAACCGCAGCTACAGAGTATGTGGTGTTTCAGCATCTGACCCTGTTTTTCGTAATATTGCTACTCTTATTAGAATGGATGTGCATGTTGAAGCTGCTGTTGTCTATTATAGGGGAAATGAAGATGAAATTGTAAATGTTACGAAGAAATTATCAGATATTTCTTCTACAATCCCTATGCAAATAATGAGATTCATACCCTTTGGAGATGCATCACTTGAGCTTGAACCATCAGTAGGAGAAGCTGAGAGGTTATGTAAAACATTAAGTGAACATGTAGACCATGTTTACTTATTTAATTCTCCTGGAACTGAAATGTTACATACGTATTGCCCTAAATGTGGAAGGCTTCTGGTAGAAAGAGAATACCATGGACCCATGGGATCCACGCTTTTAAAACCATGGACAAAATACACATGTAAATGTGATTATAAAGTTCCAGTTAAAGGAATATCGTCCATAAATATGCATGATGAGATTGGATTTAGAGGATATAGGATAACCCGTGCTTGTGGAATAGTCCATGCAGTGCTCACATGTTTAGGTGTAGCCGACGATACAATGTTACTAAGTCTATGGAAGAGTATCTCTGACAATGAAACTCTTTTAAAAATACAGTCTATGACACAACATCCATGTTCTTATCTTGAATTCATCAGGCTGATTGCCAATAAAGCAGGTTTGGAACGTCAAGGAGAAGAACTTATCTCTTTCATAAAAAAACGCCTGGAATTGGTATATGGTATCGTAGCAGAAAATGAGGGTCATTCTGTGTACTATTGTATGAGTTCACCCTTATTTGCTCTTAATGCGGGAAGAATGGAAAACAATCTTGTGACCTTTGCCGGAGGATACAGTATCAATAAATTGCTTGAGAGAGACGGTAAGCCTGGCATTAATGTTCACCCTAATTTCGTTAATCAACATAATCCAAAAACTATTTTCATTTCAGGAGTTCTTTCACGTCCACTATATGAATTTTATAGCCTGTGTCGGCAATATGACATTGAGCCTGATGCAGTAGTAGAACAAAGGGTCTATGCAATACCAACTTCCTGGGATTTTGGAAGTCCACGCTGGATACTTGGTCTTCTTTACATTACTGATAAAATGTATCCTGGAAAACTCGGCGTTGATATTAAAAAAGAAGCAAACGAATTCTACAAACGTTTTTATGGCATGGATTTTAAAGACGCTACTCCAAATAGATCTATGCACAGGCCTTCATCCAGAAATTGGCCAAGTATTGAAGAAAATGCAATTATGTTAAGTAGCGAGTATAAACTCTGA
- a CDS encoding endonuclease NucS domain-containing protein, giving the protein MITYRLYTAAETEDKDSELYHILLSTVQEKHGISYDFVDIDTLSDTEKETLVEDIRIISRKNGIGVVSKGTGALPISRKKKLGKICILLKMDDGQIKNIYPHEINKKRIDIPSHLNRVSKASSIDEISDHSSISEQDLSRMISTFPELIEEGLEFVDTEVEIEGGRIDAVFKSKNGEYLLIEIEIEARDNAIGQVQRFITYSNKYSIPREQIRLGIVCAKIGESRLNACIGAGIEVYLLKLEKKNPRR; this is encoded by the coding sequence ATGATCACTTATAGACTTTATACAGCTGCTGAAACAGAAGACAAAGATTCTGAATTATACCATATTTTACTTTCTACTGTCCAGGAAAAGCACGGAATCAGCTATGATTTCGTAGATATTGATACTTTGAGTGATACCGAGAAAGAAACACTTGTTGAAGATATAAGAATTATAAGCAGGAAAAATGGGATTGGAGTAGTTAGTAAAGGTACTGGTGCTCTTCCTATTTCTCGTAAGAAGAAGCTCGGTAAAATATGTATCCTATTGAAAATGGATGATGGGCAAATAAAGAACATTTATCCTCATGAGATAAACAAGAAAAGAATAGATATTCCTTCTCACTTGAACAGGGTATCAAAAGCAAGCAGTATTGATGAGATTAGTGACCATAGTTCGATTTCAGAACAGGATTTATCCCGAATGATCTCTACTTTTCCTGAACTTATAGAAGAGGGATTAGAATTCGTTGATACTGAAGTGGAGATAGAAGGTGGAAGGATAGATGCTGTATTCAAAAGTAAGAATGGCGAATATCTTCTGATCGAAATCGAGATAGAAGCCCGGGATAATGCTATAGGCCAGGTACAGAGATTTATCACATATTCAAATAAATACTCTATTCCTCGAGAGCAGATAAGGTTGGGGATCGTTTGTGCTAAGATCGGTGAAAGCCGATTGAATGCATGCATAGGGGCTGGTATTGAAGTTTATCTACTTAAACTTGAAAAGAAAAATCCTAGAAGATGA
- a CDS encoding IS5 family transposase: MSNKYLKFVDTALAVSGKSHLPIYSCKYSKRKYTQHQLLTLILLKEYLNVDYRSIVELVELMESLKLRIGLKEVPHYTTLHKFITRLRSILFRSLLQQTLKLFYSYGEKIEIIAIDSSGFTSGHCSYYYSFRTGKKRRSFLKVSISIDTKKFIITGFKISGKPIHDAKHAMTLLRQCHKNRQSKFYLMDKGYDSEAIHSLVREELDAVAMIPLRERKRKKIKGKYRRKMIDEFEEILYHCRNLVETMFSVLKRKYGEEVKAKKYWNQAKEVKLKLLVHNLDRYVKVTYIVQMSISTKPKF, translated from the coding sequence TTGTCAAATAAGTACTTAAAGTTTGTTGATACAGCTTTAGCTGTATCAGGAAAATCACACCTGCCGATCTATAGTTGCAAATATTCGAAAAGGAAATATACACAACACCAGCTATTGACCTTGATTTTGTTAAAAGAATATCTTAATGTAGATTACAGAAGTATTGTTGAACTTGTTGAATTAATGGAGAGTTTGAAGTTAAGAATTGGTTTAAAAGAGGTTCCACATTATACCACACTTCACAAGTTTATAACTAGACTTAGGTCAATTCTTTTCAGATCGTTGTTACAGCAAACACTAAAACTGTTCTATTCATATGGCGAAAAAATAGAGATAATTGCCATTGATTCGAGTGGATTTACGAGTGGTCACTGTAGCTACTATTACTCTTTTAGGACTGGAAAGAAACGTAGATCATTCCTAAAAGTGAGTATTTCCATTGATACAAAGAAGTTTATTATCACTGGTTTTAAGATATCTGGTAAGCCTATCCATGATGCAAAGCATGCGATGACATTGCTACGGCAATGTCATAAAAATCGCCAATCAAAGTTTTACCTTATGGACAAAGGTTACGATTCTGAAGCTATACATTCTCTAGTAAGGGAAGAACTAGACGCAGTAGCTATGATTCCTTTGAGAGAAAGGAAAAGGAAGAAGATCAAGGGTAAGTATCGTAGAAAAATGATCGATGAGTTTGAGGAAATATTGTACCATTGCAGAAATCTTGTAGAAACGATGTTCTCTGTTCTGAAAAGGAAATACGGGGAAGAAGTGAAGGCAAAAAAGTATTGGAATCAAGCAAAAGAGGTTAAATTGAAACTATTAGTGCATAACCTTGACAGGTATGTCAAGGTTACATATATTGTTCAAATGAGCATTTCTACAAAGCCAAAGTTTTAA
- a CDS encoding peptidase domain-containing protein, protein MKRILIGLMIFLLCISVAGASTSDSEDDGSLISAADLGYKILPAESTNNDIGMKSIYDTITQGETNWHGKIISTYTQTLIINLNWGDTSDSLRLSVYNPSGSRIGTYYDSADGTKNGRIKLNIINSNGIEKGTWRYRVYGYSVSGTEDYSI, encoded by the coding sequence TTGAAACGGATATTAATAGGATTAATGATATTTTTGCTATGCATTTCAGTTGCAGGAGCAAGTACATCTGATAGTGAAGATGACGGATCTTTGATTTCTGCTGCAGATCTGGGATACAAAATTCTTCCTGCAGAATCAACCAATAATGATATCGGTATGAAATCAATATATGATACTATAACCCAAGGAGAAACAAACTGGCATGGAAAAATCATCAGTACATATACCCAGACTTTAATTATTAACCTAAACTGGGGAGATACAAGCGACTCCTTAAGGCTTAGTGTATATAATCCAAGCGGGAGTCGTATTGGAACATATTATGATTCAGCTGATGGAACAAAGAATGGTCGAATTAAACTAAATATTATTAATAGTAATGGAATTGAAAAAGGGACTTGGCGATATAGGGTATATGGATATTCTGTCAGTGGTACTGAAGATTATTCAATATAA
- a CDS encoding archaea-specific SMC-related protein → MDFVYRKVVVENIGGLHHIETEILPGLNVIEQPNASGKTSFLRAFSLLATPSGINNDLGYILRSMSLEGFVSVVDKDGSETRKTISRNQNTITVSGQDLFTPEISELVKRFAIGGNDNDILSAIRSGKNLKSLISVDTNLIEKLKYEIRVKESELVKLSDELNISQNAPHEKLSAEKKKRILMEEIKELEQKHAIFQKQHDTIALSNVENSDISNEKLKVKSTELQQIESKINDSNRNIEAKKEKIDKLSREIHSIRRNLDRLGNIDSHEIDRIDKDVENIEYQIQKFVSEISSLDMTVQAARNLVKHLEENPPIDKLLDALSDDFHVSCPLCGHESALKTIKKHIEAIAAKRAKIQSDIKKLEKDKYGLIKERNFLIQKKSEISEAISLLKSKEMAISQESHNINTIDQTINELKLKKESLDLEIMELSISINDQFVSVTMDLAKTNETIGNKKSTLEQLNKDILDYDRIIQELDSKKQLITDLKKEVDGTKSQLHKIELRIQEQFNKAIQEIYLILGFDSNVSRIFLDQNYDLLVSRKTDKDSVYRDMDSIKTLSKSELEVIGLTIMISGYIVNNLREYFPCILFDELTFLDPNRLKSLMDYMGKITDSVILTKLPPETDTMQKGQGISSKSIT, encoded by the coding sequence ATGGATTTTGTATATAGAAAGGTTGTTGTTGAAAACATTGGGGGATTGCATCATATCGAAACTGAGATCTTGCCAGGTCTAAATGTAATAGAGCAACCAAATGCATCTGGTAAAACATCTTTTTTGAGAGCTTTTTCTCTTCTGGCAACACCTTCTGGAATTAACAATGATTTGGGTTATATTCTTAGGTCAATGTCTTTAGAAGGGTTTGTATCAGTTGTCGATAAAGATGGAAGTGAGACCAGAAAAACAATAAGTAGAAATCAAAATACTATTACAGTTTCTGGCCAGGACTTGTTCACTCCTGAAATTTCCGAGCTGGTAAAAAGATTTGCTATAGGAGGAAACGATAACGACATCCTTTCAGCTATTCGTTCTGGAAAAAATCTAAAAAGTTTAATTTCAGTTGATACCAATCTAATCGAGAAACTGAAATATGAAATCCGAGTTAAAGAAAGTGAACTTGTAAAACTTTCAGATGAGTTGAATATCTCTCAGAACGCCCCGCATGAAAAACTATCGGCAGAAAAGAAAAAACGTATACTAATGGAAGAGATCAAAGAACTTGAACAAAAACATGCGATCTTCCAAAAACAACATGATACTATAGCTCTTTCTAATGTTGAAAATAGCGATATAAGCAATGAAAAACTTAAAGTGAAATCAACGGAGCTACAACAAATAGAGTCAAAGATCAATGATAGCAATAGAAATATCGAAGCTAAGAAAGAAAAAATAGACAAACTTTCCCGTGAAATCCACTCAATCCGTAGAAATCTAGATCGTCTTGGAAATATTGATTCTCACGAAATTGACAGAATTGATAAAGATGTAGAAAACATTGAATATCAAATACAAAAATTTGTATCGGAGATATCTTCCCTGGATATGACGGTCCAGGCTGCCCGAAACCTTGTAAAACACTTAGAGGAAAATCCTCCAATCGATAAACTACTTGATGCTTTATCAGACGATTTTCATGTATCTTGTCCACTTTGCGGACATGAATCCGCGCTTAAAACTATTAAGAAGCACATTGAGGCAATCGCAGCAAAAAGGGCTAAGATCCAGTCAGATATCAAAAAGCTAGAAAAGGACAAATATGGTCTAATAAAAGAAAGGAATTTCCTGATCCAGAAAAAATCAGAAATTTCTGAAGCTATTTCTCTACTTAAGTCTAAGGAAATGGCTATCAGTCAGGAAAGCCACAACATTAATACAATAGATCAGACAATTAATGAACTTAAACTTAAAAAAGAAAGTCTTGATCTTGAGATCATGGAGCTGTCTATAAGTATTAATGATCAGTTCGTTAGCGTTACTATGGATCTCGCCAAAACCAACGAGACCATTGGAAATAAAAAAAGCACACTTGAGCAACTCAATAAGGATATTTTAGATTACGATCGAATCATTCAAGAGCTCGACAGTAAAAAACAGCTCATTACTGATCTAAAAAAGGAAGTGGATGGTACAAAATCTCAACTTCATAAAATTGAACTTCGCATTCAGGAGCAATTCAATAAAGCAATCCAAGAAATCTACCTTATATTGGGATTCGATAGCAATGTAAGTAGAATATTTCTGGATCAAAATTATGATCTTTTGGTTTCAAGAAAAACTGACAAAGACAGTGTATACCGGGACATGGATTCCATTAAAACTTTAAGTAAATCAGAACTTGAAGTAATTGGATTAACCATAATGATCAGCGGATATATAGTCAATAATCTAAGAGAATATTTCCCATGCATTTTATTTGATGAGCTTACATTCTTGGATCCTAATCGACTAAAAAGCCTTATGGATTACATGGGAAAAATCACGGATTCAGTCATACTAACAAAGCTTCCGCCGGAAACCGATACTATGCAAAAGGGTCAAGGTATATCTTCCAAATCAATTACCTGA
- a CDS encoding IS5 family transposase: MSNKYLKFVDTALAVSGKSHLPIYSCKYSKRKYTQHQLLTLILLKEYLNVDYRSIVELVELMESLKLRIGLKEVPHYTTLHKFITRLRSILFRSLLQQTLKLFYSYGEKIEIIAIDSSGFTSGHCSYYYSFRTGKKRRSFLKVSISIDTKKFIITGFKISGKPIHDAKHAMTLLRQCHKNRQSKFYLMDKGYDSEAIHSLVREELDAVAMIPLRERKRKKIKGKYRRKMIDEFEEILYHCRNLVETMFSVLKRKYGEEVKAKKYWNQAKEVKLKLLVHNLDRYVKVTYIVQMSISTKPYFH; this comes from the coding sequence TTGTCAAATAAGTACTTAAAGTTTGTTGATACAGCTTTAGCTGTATCAGGAAAATCACACCTGCCGATCTATAGTTGCAAATATTCGAAAAGGAAATATACACAACACCAGCTATTGACCTTGATTTTGTTAAAAGAATATCTTAATGTAGATTACAGAAGTATTGTTGAACTTGTTGAATTAATGGAGAGTTTGAAGTTAAGAATTGGTTTAAAAGAGGTTCCACATTATACCACACTTCACAAGTTTATAACTAGACTTAGGTCAATTCTTTTCAGATCGTTGTTACAGCAAACACTAAAACTGTTCTATTCATATGGCGAAAAAATAGAGATAATTGCCATTGATTCGAGTGGATTTACGAGTGGTCACTGTAGCTACTATTACTCTTTTAGGACTGGAAAGAAACGTAGATCATTCCTAAAAGTGAGTATTTCCATTGATACAAAGAAGTTTATTATCACTGGTTTTAAGATATCTGGTAAGCCTATCCATGATGCAAAGCATGCGATGACATTGCTACGGCAATGTCATAAAAATCGCCAATCAAAGTTTTACCTTATGGACAAAGGTTACGATTCTGAAGCTATACATTCTCTAGTAAGGGAAGAACTAGACGCAGTAGCTATGATTCCTTTGAGAGAAAGGAAAAGGAAGAAGATCAAGGGTAAGTATCGTAGAAAAATGATCGATGAGTTTGAGGAAATATTGTACCATTGCAGAAATCTTGTAGAAACGATGTTCTCTGTTCTGAAAAGGAAATACGGGGAAGAAGTGAAGGCAAAAAAGTATTGGAATCAAGCAAAAGAGGTTAAATTGAAACTATTAGTGCATAACCTTGACAGGTATGTCAAGGTTACATATATTGTTCAAATGAGCATTTCTACAAAGCCGTATTTTCACTGA
- a CDS encoding (Fe-S)-binding protein yields MANVMEIYQLLPKTNCKKCGKTTCMAFAVDLLARKMKVEDCPPLKEEKYRAGYEKLSELITPVDNVTETGFLVHEDKCIGCGNCVVACPVNVAADPNGTGSGRAPTNDKVILIIEDGIVRPANIHECRRFGPNKTLCYACIDTCPTKAIEFV; encoded by the coding sequence ATGGCCAATGTGATGGAGATTTACCAGCTATTGCCAAAGACAAACTGCAAAAAATGCGGTAAAACTACTTGCATGGCCTTTGCAGTGGATCTGCTGGCACGCAAAATGAAAGTAGAAGACTGTCCTCCACTTAAGGAGGAAAAATACCGGGCAGGATATGAAAAATTAAGCGAATTGATAACTCCAGTGGATAATGTAACCGAAACTGGTTTTCTTGTCCATGAGGATAAATGTATTGGCTGTGGCAACTGCGTAGTTGCCTGTCCGGTAAATGTGGCAGCTGATCCAAACGGAACTGGGAGTGGCAGGGCTCCTACCAACGACAAAGTGATCCTGATTATAGAAGATGGCATAGTCCGGCCAGCAAATATTCATGAATGTCGCCGTTTTGGTCCTAACAAGACCTTGTGCTATGCGTGCATCGACACATGCCCAACAAAGGCAATAGAATTTGTATAA
- a CDS encoding ferredoxin-thioredoxin reductase catalytic domain-containing protein yields the protein MTKHEHIVEKTKAWLSRYADKKGYILNPDEEMLHLVIEGLTKNRNELGRQYCPCRIVTGDEEQDKNIICPCVYHEEEIKASGSCHCGLFFKNNGNES from the coding sequence ATGACCAAACACGAACATATAGTTGAAAAGACCAAGGCGTGGCTCTCAAGGTATGCTGATAAAAAAGGGTATATTCTGAATCCTGATGAAGAAATGTTGCATTTAGTCATTGAAGGTCTTACAAAGAATCGAAATGAACTCGGGCGCCAGTATTGTCCCTGCAGGATAGTTACTGGAGACGAGGAACAGGACAAGAACATTATTTGTCCATGTGTGTACCATGAAGAAGAGATCAAGGCCAGTGGAAGTTGTCATTGTGGTCTTTTCTTTAAGAATAATGGGAATGAATCTTGA